In Rhodothermales bacterium, one genomic interval encodes:
- a CDS encoding HDOD domain-containing protein encodes MAIDLDSKLDTQRGILQAYIDEAQLTIPVLPAVAIEMLRMYKDPDANARAMADLIQKDQSLVGSVVRVCNSAAYGGVRPITSLQLAIARLGIRLLGRIAVSHIVRGKVFTAHAHEQEMAAIWKHAQLAALLASELAGVCGMESEEAFLCGLLHSVGKPTVYQAIEDLKSRRAIDLTMAMEIALAEEFHRRVGFLVAEAWTLPLVVRWSCLYFETPDEAPPEATRIVAVVHLATRLAHAFLDNESPGDLLASPALTTLGLTPGRFQALIDDAETFIQKAVDMGR; translated from the coding sequence ATGGCCATCGACCTCGACTCGAAACTCGACACCCAGCGGGGCATCCTTCAGGCGTACATCGACGAGGCCCAGCTCACGATTCCCGTGCTGCCGGCGGTCGCGATCGAGATGCTGCGGATGTACAAGGATCCCGACGCCAACGCGCGGGCCATGGCCGATCTCATCCAGAAAGATCAGAGCCTGGTCGGCAGCGTGGTCCGGGTGTGTAACTCGGCCGCGTACGGCGGGGTGCGGCCGATTACGTCGCTCCAGCTGGCCATCGCCCGGCTCGGTATCCGGTTGCTCGGCCGGATCGCGGTCTCGCACATCGTCCGCGGCAAGGTGTTCACGGCCCATGCCCACGAGCAGGAGATGGCGGCGATATGGAAGCATGCCCAGCTCGCGGCGCTGCTGGCGAGTGAACTGGCCGGCGTGTGCGGAATGGAAAGCGAAGAGGCATTCCTGTGTGGGCTCCTGCATTCGGTCGGCAAGCCCACCGTCTACCAGGCGATCGAAGACTTGAAAAGCCGGCGGGCGATCGACCTGACTATGGCGATGGAAATCGCCCTGGCCGAGGAATTTCACCGCCGCGTTGGATTCCTGGTGGCGGAGGCTTGGACGCTCCCGCTGGTCGTTCGCTGGAGCTGCCTGTATTTCGAAACTCCGGACGAGGCGCCGCCGGAAGCGACCCGCATCGTCGCCGTCGTCCATCTCGCTACCCGGCTCGCCCATGCCTTTCTGGACAACGAATCCCCCGGCGACCTCCTCGCGTCGCCGGCCCTCACCACCCTCGGCCTGACGCCGGGGCGATTCCAGGCGCTCATCGATGACGCCGAGACGTTTATTCAGAAGGCGGTAGATATGGGAAGGTGA
- a CDS encoding globin domain-containing protein, giving the protein MRVLFRSSLLRCLSNIHFLEHFYDSFVASSPDVKRAFAHTDMERQMAMLNASLYQMMNLHEKRDDAAHAHMAALGAAHGKHGYGIPPALYDAWLESLMVAVKGCDPRYDDAIDAAWREVMRVGIEVMKANWHVEPARRADVDAAEAVAAVEVQRIVDRLLELSSEASGRSDHERDSEATAFQFGQYRAYLHASQVVHELLTKK; this is encoded by the coding sequence ATGCGAGTCCTGTTTCGGTCCAGTCTGCTCCGTTGTCTGAGCAACATCCACTTCCTCGAGCACTTCTACGACTCGTTTGTCGCGTCCTCGCCAGATGTCAAACGGGCGTTTGCGCACACGGACATGGAGCGGCAGATGGCCATGCTGAACGCGTCCCTCTACCAGATGATGAATCTGCATGAAAAGCGGGACGACGCGGCGCACGCCCACATGGCCGCCCTGGGCGCGGCTCATGGAAAACACGGGTACGGGATCCCGCCGGCCCTCTACGATGCCTGGCTCGAAAGCCTGATGGTGGCCGTAAAAGGCTGTGACCCGAGATATGACGACGCGATCGACGCCGCCTGGCGCGAGGTGATGCGGGTGGGTATCGAGGTGATGAAAGCGAACTGGCACGTCGAGCCGGCGCGCCGAGCAGATGTGGACGCCGCGGAAGCCGTCGCTGCCGTCGAGGTACAGCGGATCGTCGACCGGCTCCTCGAACTCAGCAGCGAAGCGTCTGGTCGGTCGGACCATGAGCGGGATAGTGAGGCTACGGCGTTTCAGTTCGGCCAGTATCGCGCCTATCTCCACGCCAGCCAGGTCGTTCATGAACTCCTGACCAAAAAGTGA
- a CDS encoding TonB-dependent receptor has translation MKRLVCFIIAFLPATGAFAQASLEATVFNLITNQPLVGVVVHLENQDIGYAEAKTSNAQGKVFFAGLTTAGVYETFVRQSTEYNEARAGDIRLRSNEKRSVVLLVGPVREVELDELVVEASGFAQLNTTSAEVASTLAAHEVEMLPIEGRDITRALFRLPNVTQATGFFPEAPNVSINGANALYVNYMIDGMDNNENFLGGQKFPIPVGSVQDVTVLTNNYSVEYGRTGNGVFNVTTKSGGNTVTGEAFYVTRPGPALDASSPYAQRDLSGNQVKDGFQRHQTGFAVGGPITRDETFFFVNLEQTYDIKDNLLNVPALGVNETVQGQNTFTLASARIDQIWSKRWRSTVRANLGVVGIERQGGGLEGGTEFPSTANTQDRNAALVGVQNTYLGDRIVYESNVLYSRFRWNYADPEDASSPRVDVLGANGLSLAGLGHPGYVFDDIENTIQLQQKLTLSTGQHTFKVGGEVITSNFELAGGGTPAGSYRVQLNESQEDALRTAALGSTLGIDDIPSDVQVLSYNVELRPIRFGARQTTYGVYLEDQIAVNSRLNLSVGLRYDFDTLSKGGADEGDLNNVAPRVNFNYLIDDRSVVRGGYGIFYDKVLYAVYSDALQQNSTAVGYRQQLQQLIDSGVLPADTDLDRVTFDGNVTVDATALTPGYLQGPGPFELAARRDEVFSNELRLLNPNGFDNPYTHQFSLGYQRQIASDKLFYVDLVHTRSYDLYRLRTLNPAAPWNPGPLGDLVFDPATYVRTPAEADATRPIAIVAGGARNILMSEAGGESKYYAASFNLLKDRRDDAYSYRFTYTLSNLRNNTEDINFRAQDGNDFDGEWGPSINDRTHVVSGIVYYYPAPRVAVSVAALVQSGQPINRIPDALIFGTTDLNGDGRSFADAYQGNSDRHPGESRNSGRLPWVSTFDLGAHYRLPIAGKTVEIRADIFNLFNAENLSGYSNNATQSNQIQLGGTNEIIRRNAAPPRQFQFGARVVF, from the coding sequence ATGAAGCGCCTTGTCTGCTTCATTATAGCCTTTTTGCCGGCTACCGGCGCCTTTGCCCAGGCCAGCCTCGAAGCCACCGTCTTTAATCTGATCACTAACCAGCCCCTCGTCGGCGTCGTCGTCCACCTCGAAAACCAGGACATCGGGTACGCCGAGGCGAAGACGAGCAACGCCCAGGGCAAGGTCTTTTTTGCGGGGCTGACGACGGCCGGCGTCTACGAGACCTTCGTCCGCCAGAGCACCGAATATAACGAGGCTCGCGCCGGCGACATCCGGCTCCGCTCCAACGAAAAACGGAGCGTGGTGCTGCTCGTCGGGCCGGTAAGGGAGGTCGAGCTGGACGAGCTGGTCGTGGAGGCCTCCGGCTTCGCGCAGCTCAATACGACGAGCGCCGAAGTGGCCTCCACACTCGCCGCACACGAGGTGGAGATGCTGCCCATCGAGGGGCGAGACATCACCCGCGCGCTGTTCCGTCTGCCCAACGTAACGCAGGCGACTGGCTTCTTCCCCGAGGCCCCGAATGTCAGCATCAACGGCGCGAATGCCCTCTACGTCAATTATATGATCGACGGGATGGACAACAACGAGAACTTCCTCGGCGGGCAGAAATTCCCGATCCCGGTCGGCAGCGTGCAGGATGTGACGGTGCTCACGAACAACTACTCGGTCGAATACGGCCGCACGGGCAACGGGGTGTTTAATGTCACCACAAAAAGCGGCGGCAATACGGTGACCGGCGAGGCCTTTTACGTGACGCGCCCCGGGCCGGCGCTCGACGCCAGCAGCCCCTACGCCCAGCGCGACCTCTCGGGCAACCAGGTGAAGGACGGCTTCCAGCGCCACCAGACCGGCTTCGCCGTTGGCGGGCCCATCACACGCGACGAGACGTTTTTCTTCGTCAACCTGGAGCAGACGTACGACATCAAGGACAATCTGCTCAACGTGCCGGCGCTCGGTGTTAACGAGACGGTCCAGGGACAGAATACCTTCACCCTGGCCTCGGCGCGGATCGACCAGATCTGGTCCAAGCGCTGGCGCTCCACCGTGCGCGCCAACCTCGGCGTCGTAGGCATCGAACGCCAGGGCGGTGGTCTGGAGGGCGGGACGGAGTTTCCCTCTACGGCCAATACGCAGGACCGCAACGCGGCGCTCGTCGGGGTGCAGAATACCTATCTCGGAGACCGCATCGTCTACGAAAGCAACGTCCTGTACAGCCGCTTCCGCTGGAACTACGCCGACCCCGAAGACGCGTCGTCTCCCCGCGTCGATGTTCTCGGGGCCAACGGACTCAGCCTCGCCGGCCTCGGCCATCCGGGCTATGTATTCGATGACATCGAAAACACGATCCAACTCCAGCAAAAACTCACCCTGTCCACCGGGCAGCATACGTTCAAGGTGGGTGGGGAGGTGATTACGTCGAACTTCGAACTCGCCGGCGGCGGCACGCCGGCCGGGTCCTACCGAGTGCAACTCAACGAGTCCCAGGAAGACGCGCTGCGTACCGCGGCGCTCGGGTCCACACTCGGCATCGATGATATCCCGTCGGATGTGCAGGTGCTCAGCTATAATGTCGAACTCCGCCCCATCCGCTTCGGCGCCCGGCAGACGACCTACGGGGTGTATCTCGAGGATCAGATTGCGGTCAACAGCCGGCTCAACCTGTCGGTGGGGCTCCGGTACGACTTCGACACGCTCTCGAAAGGCGGCGCCGACGAGGGGGACCTGAACAACGTCGCGCCGCGGGTCAACTTCAATTATTTGATCGACGACCGGAGCGTCGTCCGCGGCGGCTACGGCATCTTCTACGACAAGGTGCTCTACGCCGTCTACTCCGATGCCCTCCAGCAAAACTCGACCGCCGTCGGCTACCGCCAGCAGCTTCAGCAGCTAATCGACAGCGGGGTGCTCCCGGCAGACACCGACCTGGATCGCGTCACGTTTGACGGCAACGTCACCGTGGACGCCACCGCGCTCACCCCCGGCTACCTCCAGGGCCCCGGCCCCTTCGAATTGGCCGCCCGCCGCGATGAGGTGTTCAGCAACGAACTGCGCCTGCTGAACCCGAACGGGTTCGACAACCCCTACACGCACCAGTTCTCGCTCGGGTACCAGCGCCAGATCGCCAGTGATAAGCTGTTTTACGTGGATCTCGTCCACACCCGCTCGTACGATCTGTACCGGCTGCGGACGCTGAATCCGGCGGCGCCGTGGAATCCAGGGCCGTTGGGTGATTTAGTGTTCGATCCAGCCACGTACGTCCGCACCCCCGCCGAGGCCGACGCCACCCGCCCGATCGCCATCGTGGCCGGCGGGGCGCGCAATATCCTGATGTCCGAAGCCGGCGGCGAGTCGAAGTACTACGCGGCGTCGTTTAACCTGCTCAAGGATCGCCGCGACGACGCCTACTCCTACCGCTTCACCTACACCCTCTCCAACCTGCGCAACAACACCGAAGACATCAACTTCCGCGCGCAGGACGGGAACGACTTCGACGGCGAGTGGGGCCCCTCGATTAACGACCGGACGCACGTCGTCAGCGGGATCGTCTACTACTACCCCGCCCCGCGGGTCGCGGTGTCCGTCGCGGCGTTGGTCCAGAGCGGCCAGCCCATCAACCGCATCCCCGACGCGCTCATCTTTGGCACCACCGATCTCAACGGCGACGGCCGCTCGTTCGCCGACGCCTACCAGGGCAACAGCGACCGCCACCCCGGCGAAAGCCGCAACAGTGGCCGGCTGCCATGGGTGTCCACGTTCGACCTCGGAGCGCACTACCGCCTGCCGATCGCAGGCAAGACGGTGGAGATTCGTGCGGATATCTTCAACCTGTTTAACGCCGAAAACCTGAGCGGTTACTCGAACAACGCCACGCAGAGTAACCAGATTCAGCTGGGCGGCACCAACGAGATCATCCGCCGCAACGCCGCCCCGCCGCGCCAGTTTCAGTTCGGCGCGCGGGTGGTGTTTTGA
- a CDS encoding cation:proton antiporter, translated as MRPVLATVELAFLQEIVLLFALSLLLTYLCSRLKLMPIVGFLLAGVIVGPSALGLVEDEALIGQLAEVGVILLLFTIGIEFSLERLERISRLVFGAGGMQVTLSIVVVTALLAVIGVDWRMGLFTAGLVALSSTTIVLTVLADRSETGTPAGQFMLAILIFQDLAIIGMVLLMPLLSGEEGSIGQILISLGKAVIIVGGVVIAARKVVPWVLERVAATGRSEMFVLTVALVCLGIAWVTSLVGVSLALGAFLAGLVVSESRFSTYAFSEMLPFRTIFNAIFFMSVGMLLNVTFVYDNLGLVLAVSAIVFILKTGITTLSVRLQGYPLRVALPVGIGLAQVGEFSFVLERAGAAIGLTPAGLGEAGGQVFIAVTVILMLATPLLMYLADIVHSRLARADPHTSEGIEPSMEKGLEDHVIVVGYGPGGQRLVRVLRDTRLPFSVIEINAQRARKAKEDGVPVIVGDAVRSHILEHAGIHTAKLCALFIDDSVATRRIVELARQFNPSIQIVARTRYMADVDVLQRAGADVVVPEELETAIHIFTHTLNAYMIPAEEINMQVNAIRSGNYGVFRGSLNEAHMMVLQGLDEVGLHTRAVAVRPGAPIAGQRLGEMNLRRTYGLTVLAVRRGDRTIGNPDGDFEVLPDDRLVMVGAASQFAACAFLFRPEAPAPPVAAEPAFEREP; from the coding sequence ATGCGCCCAGTCCTCGCCACCGTCGAACTCGCCTTCCTGCAAGAGATCGTCCTGCTCTTTGCGCTGAGCCTGTTGCTCACCTATCTCTGTAGCCGGCTCAAGCTGATGCCGATCGTCGGTTTTTTGCTCGCCGGCGTGATCGTCGGGCCGAGCGCGTTGGGGCTGGTAGAGGACGAGGCGCTCATCGGGCAGTTGGCCGAGGTGGGGGTTATCCTGTTGCTGTTTACGATCGGCATCGAGTTCAGTCTGGAACGCCTCGAGCGGATCTCGCGGCTGGTATTCGGCGCCGGCGGAATGCAGGTCACCCTCAGCATCGTCGTCGTCACGGCCTTGCTGGCGGTGATCGGTGTGGACTGGCGGATGGGGCTTTTTACGGCCGGGCTCGTGGCCCTGAGCAGTACAACGATCGTGCTCACGGTGCTGGCGGATCGATCGGAGACGGGGACGCCGGCCGGCCAGTTCATGCTGGCGATCCTCATCTTCCAGGATCTGGCCATCATCGGGATGGTGCTCCTGATGCCTTTGCTGAGCGGAGAAGAGGGATCGATCGGGCAGATCTTGATCTCGCTGGGTAAGGCGGTGATTATCGTCGGTGGCGTGGTGATCGCCGCCCGCAAGGTGGTTCCGTGGGTGCTGGAGCGCGTGGCCGCCACGGGTCGCTCGGAAATGTTTGTGCTCACGGTCGCCCTCGTTTGCCTCGGCATCGCGTGGGTCACGAGTCTCGTCGGCGTGAGTCTGGCGCTGGGGGCTTTTCTGGCCGGCCTGGTCGTCAGCGAAAGCCGCTTCAGCACGTACGCGTTCAGCGAGATGTTGCCGTTTCGGACGATCTTTAACGCGATCTTCTTCATGTCCGTTGGCATGCTCTTGAACGTCACCTTTGTGTACGACAACCTGGGTCTCGTGCTGGCGGTGTCGGCCATCGTGTTCATCTTAAAAACCGGCATTACGACCCTCAGCGTGCGGCTACAAGGGTACCCGTTGCGGGTGGCGTTGCCGGTGGGCATCGGTCTGGCCCAGGTAGGGGAATTCTCGTTTGTGCTGGAACGCGCCGGCGCGGCGATCGGGCTCACGCCGGCGGGTCTGGGTGAGGCCGGGGGGCAGGTATTTATCGCTGTGACGGTCATCCTGATGCTGGCCACGCCGCTGCTCATGTACCTGGCCGACATCGTGCATAGCCGGCTGGCCCGGGCGGATCCGCACACGAGCGAGGGCATCGAGCCATCAATGGAGAAGGGCCTGGAGGACCACGTCATCGTCGTGGGGTATGGCCCCGGCGGGCAGCGCCTCGTTCGCGTCCTCCGCGACACCCGGCTGCCGTTTTCGGTGATCGAGATCAACGCGCAGCGGGCGCGCAAAGCGAAGGAGGACGGCGTCCCCGTCATCGTGGGCGATGCCGTGCGGTCGCACATCCTCGAACACGCTGGCATCCACACGGCCAAACTATGCGCGTTATTTATCGACGACAGCGTCGCCACTCGCCGCATCGTGGAGCTCGCCCGGCAGTTTAACCCCAGCATCCAGATCGTAGCCCGCACCCGCTACATGGCCGATGTCGACGTGCTGCAGCGCGCGGGCGCGGATGTCGTCGTTCCCGAAGAACTGGAGACGGCGATCCACATCTTCACCCATACCCTGAACGCCTACATGATCCCCGCTGAGGAGATCAACATGCAGGTCAACGCCATCCGATCCGGCAACTACGGGGTATTTCGCGGGAGCCTCAACGAGGCGCATATGATGGTGCTGCAGGGGCTGGATGAGGTGGGCCTTCACACCCGCGCCGTGGCCGTTCGGCCCGGGGCGCCCATCGCCGGTCAGCGTCTGGGCGAGATGAACCTGAGGCGAACCTACGGGTTGACCGTTCTTGCCGTACGTCGGGGCGACCGGACGATCGGCAATCCGGACGGCGACTTCGAGGTCCTGCCGGACGACCGTCTCGTGATGGTGGGCGCTGCTTCTCAGTTTGCCGCATGCGCCTTCCTCTTCCGGCCCGAGGCGCCTGCTCCACCGGTGGCGGCGGAGCCTGCTTTCGAACGAGAACCGTAG
- a CDS encoding sugar-binding protein → MPRQLLLFLALTLSASSAFAQAKSIVADRLYVPYLPTAPAIDGRLEDWKDAAFSDGLWDIARLRHEPWYDEGRRNRLTDHGNNEPHIEDDLSARYYTAWDDTYLYFGAEVHDNVSDLADPAHEPHRWMFKDAICWFIEAPRDEAPEWFGQGDNGFCFVADASHPPHGAWWRHGARGQRMLEEPIPTSAVEWSVRMNPWGDSAGDFILEARVAMAPTLGASDPRWQPPQVGDEYGIMIVHTDPDGGDYGGHFMIYGTGDDDSTWGRIILSPAQAPIVRLEK, encoded by the coding sequence ATGCCACGGCAGTTGCTTCTTTTTCTCGCACTCACGCTAAGCGCTTCCAGCGCCTTCGCCCAGGCCAAATCCATCGTCGCCGACCGGCTTTACGTCCCCTACCTCCCTACTGCCCCGGCCATCGACGGGCGCCTGGAGGACTGGAAGGACGCCGCGTTCAGCGACGGCCTATGGGACATCGCGCGCCTCCGCCACGAACCCTGGTACGACGAAGGCCGGCGCAATCGCCTTACCGACCACGGCAACAACGAACCCCACATCGAAGACGACCTCAGCGCCCGCTACTATACGGCGTGGGACGACACGTACCTCTATTTCGGCGCCGAGGTGCACGACAACGTAAGCGACCTCGCCGACCCCGCCCACGAGCCCCACCGCTGGATGTTTAAAGACGCCATCTGCTGGTTCATCGAGGCCCCGCGCGACGAGGCGCCCGAATGGTTTGGTCAGGGAGATAATGGCTTCTGCTTCGTGGCCGACGCATCCCACCCGCCCCACGGCGCCTGGTGGCGCCACGGCGCACGGGGGCAGCGCATGCTCGAAGAGCCCATCCCAACTAGCGCCGTCGAGTGGTCCGTTCGCATGAACCCCTGGGGAGACAGCGCCGGCGACTTCATCCTTGAGGCCCGGGTGGCCATGGCCCCGACGCTCGGCGCCAGCGACCCGCGCTGGCAGCCGCCTCAGGTTGGCGATGAATATGGCATCATGATCGTCCACACCGACCCCGACGGGGGCGACTACGGCGGCCACTTCATGATCTACGGCACCGGCGACGACGACAGCACCTGGGGCCGGATCATCCTGAGCCCGGCCCAGGCGCCGATAGTGCGACTGGAGAAATAA
- a CDS encoding alkaline phosphatase family protein, which produces MKTTPFLLFCLLAGCAPAGAPSRVDGIEHVIVIGVDGMSPDGIRAAETPVMDRMMREGAYTLRARGVLPTSSSPNWASMISGAGPELHGITSNDWEKDAHSLPPVVNGDETIFPTIFSLVHTQRPGAAIGAIYHWTGFGRLFEKAAVDYDISPDSEHETARLAAAYIREKQPTFTFVHFDHVDHAGHTDGHGTPSYYASIALADSLIGVVLAALEDAGLLGSSLVIVSSDHGGIGLGHGGETPEELEIPFLMLGRGVRPGFLIEAPVGTIDNAATVAFALGLQPPYVWTGRPVSSAFEGNPVPALLYTAQHTRTTPIIHPPRSGYDPPGGLFIDETPTVRLVNPDGAGDLRYTVDGSVPTAASPIYEAPFTVDKTTVVQAAVFEGDRQKSARAAGFFRLLRNPVAGGNGIRFRAYAVDNLRSLPDVSRRRADTEGTTYEITSQGLSLPRPQHVVVVFESQLAIDTPGVYTFTTGSDDGSKLFVNGREVVDNDGDHGVLERSGDIELTAGRHALRVEWFNGGGGGWLGAYIQGPGVPRQILPADRLFLD; this is translated from the coding sequence ATGAAAACGACACCGTTTCTACTTTTCTGCCTGCTCGCCGGCTGCGCACCTGCCGGCGCCCCTTCCCGCGTCGACGGCATCGAGCACGTGATCGTCATCGGTGTCGACGGCATGAGCCCGGACGGAATCCGGGCGGCGGAAACGCCGGTCATGGATCGGATGATGCGCGAAGGCGCCTATACCCTGCGCGCCCGCGGCGTGTTGCCCACGAGCTCGAGCCCCAACTGGGCCTCGATGATCTCCGGCGCCGGCCCCGAATTACACGGCATCACGTCGAACGATTGGGAGAAGGACGCACATTCGCTGCCGCCCGTGGTCAACGGCGACGAAACCATCTTCCCCACCATTTTCTCCCTCGTCCATACCCAGCGCCCCGGCGCAGCGATCGGCGCCATCTACCATTGGACGGGGTTCGGCCGGCTGTTTGAGAAGGCCGCGGTGGACTACGACATCTCGCCGGACTCCGAGCACGAGACGGCCCGGCTCGCGGCCGCGTATATCCGCGAGAAACAGCCGACGTTTACGTTTGTGCATTTCGACCACGTGGACCACGCCGGCCACACCGACGGCCACGGCACCCCGTCCTACTATGCCTCCATCGCCCTGGCGGACTCCCTCATCGGCGTCGTGCTCGCGGCCCTCGAGGACGCCGGCCTGCTGGGCTCGAGCCTGGTCATCGTCTCGTCCGACCACGGCGGCATCGGGCTGGGGCATGGTGGCGAGACGCCCGAGGAGTTGGAGATTCCGTTCCTGATGCTGGGCCGCGGCGTCCGCCCGGGTTTCCTCATCGAAGCGCCGGTCGGCACCATCGACAACGCCGCGACGGTCGCCTTCGCCCTGGGCCTGCAGCCGCCGTATGTGTGGACCGGCCGGCCCGTGTCGAGCGCCTTCGAGGGCAACCCCGTCCCGGCCCTCCTCTACACCGCCCAACACACCCGCACGACCCCCATCATCCATCCCCCCCGGAGCGGCTATGACCCTCCTGGTGGCCTGTTTATCGACGAAACGCCCACCGTACGCCTCGTAAACCCCGATGGCGCCGGCGACCTCCGATATACCGTCGACGGGTCCGTACCGACAGCCGCGTCCCCGATTTACGAGGCGCCTTTCACTGTCGATAAAACGACGGTCGTCCAGGCGGCGGTATTTGAAGGAGATCGCCAGAAGAGCGCGCGGGCGGCCGGCTTTTTTCGCCTGCTGCGGAATCCTGTAGCCGGCGGCAACGGCATTCGCTTTCGCGCCTATGCGGTGGACAACCTCCGCTCGTTGCCCGACGTGAGCCGGCGCAGGGCCGACACCGAAGGCACTACGTACGAAATCACGAGCCAAGGTCTCTCCCTCCCCCGCCCCCAGCACGTGGTGGTCGTCTTCGAAAGCCAACTCGCCATCGACACCCCGGGCGTGTATACCTTCACCACGGGCTCCGACGACGGCAGCAAGCTGTTCGTGAACGGCCGGGAGGTGGTGGATAACGACGGCGACCACGGCGTTCTAGAGCGCTCGGGGGATATCGAACTGACGGCGGGCCGGCACGCCCTGCGGGTCGAGTGGTTCAACGGCGGTGGCGGCGGATGGCTCGGCGCCTACATCCAGGGCCCCGGCGTCCCAAGGCAGATCCTTCCGGCAGACCGTTTGTTTTTAGATTGA
- the nhaA gene encoding Na+/H+ antiporter NhaA: MRSIDLDLPRRPVPAYIKPFHEFTKLEAAGGLLLLLCSAVALIWANSPAAPGYFALWETYLNVSLGGFVINKPVLLWVNDGLMAIFFFLVGLEIKRELLGGELASPRQAALPMAAALGGMLVPAGIYVLLNVGTPYIAGWGIPMATDIAFALGVLALLGKRAPLSLKIFLSALAIVDDLGAVLVIALFYTAEISFAYLGTGLALLGLSWLANRLGIRRTAVYVALGLGVWVMFLKSGVHATVAGVLLALTIPVNTRVDVSLFLEKGRMMMDLIRGGDTPPNGQASGDQRAAIQGLEVLCEGSESPLQRMERALHGWVAFGIMPIFAFANAGVALGGGGLGPFGDNTILIGVALGLMLGKPIGVFAFTWAAVRTGIAILPTGLTWRHIFGVACIAGIGFTMALFIANLAFTDSAMLNSAKIGIMGASLISGLLGWGILAGLKPIKDAE; encoded by the coding sequence ATGCGATCCATCGATCTCGATCTGCCCCGCCGTCCGGTGCCGGCCTATATCAAGCCGTTCCACGAGTTCACCAAACTCGAAGCCGCGGGGGGTCTTCTTTTGCTCCTGTGCTCCGCCGTGGCGCTCATCTGGGCCAACTCGCCAGCGGCGCCCGGGTATTTCGCGTTGTGGGAGACATACCTGAATGTGAGTCTGGGCGGTTTTGTCATCAACAAACCGGTGCTGCTCTGGGTAAACGATGGCCTGATGGCGATCTTCTTTTTCCTGGTGGGGCTGGAAATCAAGCGGGAGTTGCTGGGCGGCGAGCTGGCTTCGCCGCGGCAGGCGGCGTTGCCTATGGCGGCGGCGCTGGGGGGGATGCTGGTGCCGGCGGGCATCTACGTGCTCCTGAACGTGGGCACGCCGTATATCGCCGGTTGGGGGATCCCGATGGCGACGGATATCGCCTTCGCCCTCGGCGTCCTGGCCTTGCTGGGCAAACGCGCGCCACTGTCGCTCAAGATTTTCCTTTCTGCCCTGGCGATCGTGGACGACCTGGGCGCCGTGCTCGTGATCGCCCTGTTTTATACGGCTGAAATATCGTTCGCTTACCTGGGCACGGGGCTGGCTCTGCTCGGTCTGTCGTGGCTCGCGAACCGGCTCGGAATCCGTCGCACGGCGGTGTATGTGGCGCTGGGGCTAGGGGTGTGGGTGATGTTCCTGAAATCGGGCGTACACGCCACGGTCGCCGGCGTGCTGCTGGCGCTCACGATTCCGGTCAACACTCGGGTGGATGTGTCGCTGTTCCTGGAAAAGGGGCGTATGATGATGGATCTGATCCGGGGCGGGGATACCCCGCCAAACGGCCAGGCATCGGGAGATCAGCGCGCTGCCATCCAGGGCCTTGAGGTGTTGTGCGAGGGCAGCGAGTCCCCCCTACAGCGTATGGAACGGGCGCTTCACGGATGGGTGGCGTTTGGGATCATGCCCATTTTTGCATTCGCAAATGCCGGTGTGGCGCTCGGCGGCGGCGGCCTTGGCCCGTTCGGCGACAATACGATCCTCATAGGGGTCGCCCTGGGCCTGATGCTCGGCAAGCCGATCGGCGTCTTTGCGTTTACCTGGGCGGCTGTCCGTACAGGCATCGCTATTTTACCCACGGGCCTCACGTGGCGTCACATCTTCGGGGTCGCGTGTATCGCCGGGATCGGCTTCACCATGGCGCTATTCATCGCGAACCTCGCGTTCACCGATTCGGCGATGCTGAACAGCGCTAAAATCGGCATCATGGGGGCGTCGCTGATCTCCGGGCTCCTCGGCTGGGGGATCCTCGCCGGCCTCAAACCCATCAAAGATGCGGAGTGA